In one window of Camelina sativa cultivar DH55 chromosome 15, Cs, whole genome shotgun sequence DNA:
- the LOC104744811 gene encoding hydroxyproline O-galactosyltransferase GALT3-like, producing MMQVMSVVRFKSVFTTVRMRNWSVGIFIMVLTLIIIIRYDQSDHKLPTNHTTDDSSSIEGESVQEDLDYLFSNMSISGGEEKLNGFLVWSRMRPFLERPDALPETAQGIEEATLAMKDLVFLINKEKGASSALVSKELGRNCPDFVTAFDGDLSGLKPVLELPCGLVEDSSITLVGVPDEQSKSFQIQLVGSGLSGETRRPIILRYNVNFSKPSIVQDTWTEKLGWGNEVRCPYHGSFKNHLVDKLPLCNKQNGRITSEESSNDKATMDSSLSNANFPFLKGTPFTATLWFGVEGFHMTINGQHETSFAYREKLEPWLVSAVKVSGGLKMLSVLATRLPIPDGHASLVIEEKLKAPSLPGTRIELLVGVFSTGNNFKRRMALRRSWMQYEAVRSGKVAVRFLIGLHTNEKVNVEMWREAKAYGDIQFMPFVDYYGLLSLKTVALCILGTKVLPAKYIMKTDDDAFVRIDELLSSLKAKPSTALLYGLISFASSPDREQGSKWFIRKEEWPLDSYPPWAHGPGYIISHDIAKFVVKGHRQRDLRLFKLEDVAMGIWIQQFNQTIKRVKYINDKRFHNSDCKSNYILVHYQTPRLILCLWEKLRKESQSICCE from the exons ATGATGCAAGTCATGTCAGTGGTGAGATTCAAATCTGTTTTCACTACAGTCAGAATGAGGAATTGGTCGGTGGGAATCTTCATCATGGTTCTTACTTTGATCATTATTATCCGTTATGATCAATCTGATCACAAACTTCCAACAAATCATACTACGGATGATTCTAGTAGTATAGAAGGAGAGAGTGTTCAGGAAGATCTTGATTATCTCTTTTCAAACATGAGCATCTCCGGAGGAGAAGAAAAGTTGAATGGTTTTCTTGTATGGTCTCGTATGCGTCCGTTTCTTGAAAGGCCAGATGCTTTGCCAGAAACTGCTCAGGGGATCGAAGAAGCTACATTGGCGATGAAAGATTTGGTTTTTCTGATCAATAAAGAGAAAGGAGCATCTTCTGCTTTGGTATCCAAGGAACTTGGAAGAAACTGTCCTGATTTTGTCACTGCATTTGATGGGGATTTGTCTGGTTTAAAGCCTGTACTTGAGCTTCCTTGTGGTTTAGTTGAAGATTCTTCAATAACTTTGGTTGGTGTTCCTGATGAACAGTCTAAAAGCTTTCAGATTCAGCTCGTTGGCTCGGGATTATCAGGAGAAACCCGCCGTCCTATTATCTTGCGTTACAATGTAAATTTTTCTAAGCCATCCATAGTGCAAGATACATGGACAGAAAAGCTCGGTTGGGGAAACGAAGTGCGATGTCCATATCATGGATCATTTAAAAACCATTTAG TCGATAAACTTCCTCTCTGCAACAAACAGAACGGTAGAATCACTTCGGAGGAGAGTTCCAATGATAAAGCAACTATGGATTCTTCTCTTTCAAATGCTAATTTTCCATTTCTCAAAGGGACTCCCTTTACTGCCACATTGTGGTTTGGCGTAGAAGGTTTTCATATGACAATTAATGGGCAGCACGAGACTTCATTTGCTTACAGAGAG AAGCTCGAGCCGTGGTTAGTCAGTGCTGTCAAGGTCTCAGGTGGTTTGAAAATGTTATCTGTCTTAGCCACAAGACTGCCCATTCCGGATGGCCATGCTTCTTTAGTTATAGAAGAGAAACTTAAAGCTCCATCTCTTCCTGGGACAAGAATCGAATTATTGGTGGGTGTTTTCTCCACTGGAAATAATTTCAAGCGGCGTATGGCATTGAGAAGATCTTGGATGCAATATGAGGCAGTAAGATCTGGCAAAGTGGCTGTTCGATTTCTCATAGGCCTT CACACAAATGAAAAGGTCAATGTAGAGATGTGGAGAGAAGCTAAGGCATATGGAGACATTCAGTTTATGCCGTTTGTTGACTACTATGGTTTACTTAGTTTGAAAACAGTTGCGCTTTGTATTCTCGGG ACCAAAGTCCTCCCAGCAAAATACATAATGAAGACGGATGATGACGCGTTTGTGCGGATCGATGAACTCCTATCAAGTCTAAAAGCAAAGCCGTCTACTGCCCTTTTGTACGGTTTGATATCATTTGCTTCATCACCGGACCGTGAACAAGGCAGCAAATGGTTTATCCGTAAAGAG GAATGGCCTTTAGATTCATATCCTCCATGGGCACATGGCCCTGGCTACATCATCTCTCATGATATCGCGAAGTTTGTGGTGAAGGGTCATCGTCAAAGAGATCTAAGA CTTTTCAAATTGGAAGATGTGGCGATGGGGATATGGATTCAACAGTTCAACCAGACAATAAAAAGAGTCAAGTACATCAATGACAAAAGATTTCATAACAGTGACTGTAAATCAAATTACATTCTTGTTCATTACCAAACTCCTCGACTAATTTTGTGTCTCTGGGAGAAGCTGCGAAAGGAGAGTCAATCAATTTGCTGTGAATAG
- the LOC104748049 gene encoding ethylene receptor 2-like — translation MVKMGNVMSNLVGDSMDVSDGRFGTEMKPFSLHRTIHEAACMTKCLSLYNGFRFLVDAEKSLPDNVVGDERRVFQVILHMVGSLVKPRKHQESSLLMFKVLKERGSLDRGDQRWAAWRSPTFSADGDVNIRFEINVEVDDLSSQSFVSVSSRDQDVGDMRFSGGYGLGQDLSFGVCKKVVQTIRKTFIKVKVIMECLPKIQECFPKSY, via the exons ATGGTGAAAATGGGGAATGTGATGTCGAACTTGGTTGGGGACTCGATGGATGTGTCTGATGGTAGATTTGGTACGGAGATGAAACCGTTTAGTCTGCATCGTACCATCCATGAAGCAGCTTGTATGACTAAATGTTTGTCTCTATACAACGGGTTCAGGTTCTTGGTTGACGCGGAGAAGTCTTTGCCGGATAATGTAGTAGGAGACGAGAGAAGGGTCTTTCAAGTGATACTTCATATGGTTGGTAGTTTAGTAAAGCCTAGAAAACATCAAGAAAGTTCTTTATTGATGTTTAAGGTTTTGAAAGAAAGAGGAAGCTTGGACAGGGGTGATCAAAGATGGGCTGCGTGGAGATCACCGACCTTTTCAGCAGATGGAGATGTGAATATAAGATTTGAAATAAATGTAGAGGTTGATGATTTGAGTTCtcaatcttttgtttctgtttcatcAAGAGATCAAGATGTTGGTGATATGAGATTCTCCGGTGGCTATGGGTTAGGACAAGATCTAAGCTTTGGTGTTTGTAAGAAAGTGGTGCAG ACAATTAGGAAGACCTTCATAAAAGTCAAGGTCATTATGGAATGCcttcctaaaattcaagaatgTTTTCCTAAAAGCTATtaa